In Sedimenticola thiotaurini, the following proteins share a genomic window:
- a CDS encoding class II 3-deoxy-7-phosphoheptulonate synthase: MNHWHPESWQDKPAKQQAHYPSLEALNETLAQLAQLPPLVTSWEIEALKEKLAAAARGEAFLLQGGDCAENFSDCNSQIVTNKLKILLQMSLLLIHGLSKPVIRVGRIAGQFAKPRSADTETINGVTLPSYRGDLVNGPEFTPEARTPDPVRLLRGYGRAAMTLNFIRALSDCGFADLHHPENWDLDFMSHSPLAKEYRQVVEELSHSLKFMETLGSARNSDLNRVQFFTSHEGLHLHYEQSLTRQVPNRSGYYNLSTHLPWIGFRTAATTDAHIEYFSGIQNPVGVKVGPGMSSQWIQELVERLNPHSEEGKLLFIHRFGVNNIAEGLPPLIQAVKRTGRPVLWVSDPMHGNTESTQNGYKTRHFDNILSELEQAIEIHRSEGTILGGVHFELTGDDVTECIGGARGLDEAGLKRAYKTQVDPRLNYEQALEMALAITHKMGRR, from the coding sequence ATGAATCACTGGCACCCCGAATCCTGGCAGGATAAACCCGCCAAACAGCAGGCCCACTACCCTTCACTGGAGGCCCTCAACGAGACCCTGGCGCAACTGGCCCAGTTGCCGCCGCTGGTCACCTCCTGGGAGATCGAGGCACTGAAGGAGAAGTTGGCGGCGGCGGCCCGGGGCGAAGCGTTCCTGTTGCAGGGCGGCGACTGTGCGGAGAACTTCAGCGACTGCAATTCACAGATCGTCACCAACAAACTGAAGATCCTGTTGCAGATGAGCCTGCTGCTGATCCATGGCCTGAGCAAGCCGGTCATCCGGGTCGGCCGGATCGCCGGGCAGTTCGCCAAGCCGCGCTCTGCCGATACCGAGACCATCAACGGGGTGACCCTGCCCAGCTATCGGGGCGATCTGGTCAATGGACCGGAGTTCACCCCGGAAGCCCGCACCCCCGATCCGGTACGACTGCTGCGTGGCTATGGCCGGGCCGCCATGACCCTGAACTTCATCCGGGCCCTGTCCGACTGCGGCTTTGCCGATCTGCACCATCCGGAGAACTGGGATCTGGACTTCATGAGCCACTCTCCCCTGGCCAAGGAGTACCGCCAGGTGGTTGAAGAGCTGTCCCACTCGCTCAAGTTCATGGAGACCCTGGGCAGCGCCAGGAACAGTGACCTGAACCGGGTACAGTTCTTCACCAGCCACGAAGGGCTGCATCTGCATTACGAACAGTCCCTGACCCGCCAGGTACCCAATCGCAGCGGTTATTACAACCTCTCCACCCACCTGCCCTGGATCGGCTTCCGCACGGCGGCCACCACCGATGCCCACATCGAATATTTCAGCGGCATTCAGAACCCGGTCGGAGTGAAGGTCGGACCGGGCATGTCCAGCCAGTGGATTCAGGAGCTGGTGGAGCGGCTCAATCCACACAGTGAAGAGGGCAAGTTGCTGTTCATTCACCGCTTTGGCGTGAACAACATCGCCGAAGGTCTGCCGCCGCTTATCCAGGCGGTAAAACGTACCGGGCGACCGGTGCTCTGGGTCAGCGACCCGATGCACGGCAATACCGAGTCGACCCAAAACGGCTACAAAACCCGCCATTTCGACAACATTCTCTCCGAGCTGGAGCAGGCGATCGAAATCCACCGTAGTGAAGGTACGATTCTGGGCGGAGTCCACTTCGAACTGACCGGTGATGATGTGACCGAGTGCATCGGTGGTGCCCGGGGGCTGGATGAGGCCGGCCTGAAACGGGCCTATAAGACCCAGGTCGACCCGCGTCTCAATTACGAACAGGCGTTGGAGATGGCGCTGGCGATAACCCACAAGATGGGGCGTCGCTAG
- a CDS encoding thiamine pyrophosphate-dependent enzyme yields the protein MSAVPPLSESNRRFMSGNEAIARGAWEAGCNLAAAYPGTPSTEILEYAAHYPEMYTEWSVNEKVSLEVAIGASLAGSRALCAMKHVGLNVASDALMSQTLAGVGAGLVIAVADDVGLSSSQNEQDSRFWGRFAHVPVLEPADTQEAYEFVRRGFELSEQFNTPVILRLTTRICHVKGVVNLGQRQEISRNEGFVKDPARLIMTPGVAKKRLPMMFERDEEVQRHSEASELNFIQAGSDRRVGFVTSGPTYMHVREAFPDAPLIKLGLSYPVPFDRIRQLADQVDQLVVVEEVEPLLETELKAAGIELLGKEILPRIGELSPNVLRPAIAGLLGEEVVEEAPVKPPVEIKPPAPRIDPATGINVFPRPPTMCVACPHLGIYYCLSKIRNTTISGDIGCYTLGAGHPWNALDTTICMGASMGIAHGLDKGRVEADKDKKVIAVIGDSTFMHMGMQGLLDITYNKGNVTILLLDNRAVGMTGGQDNPASGRDIHGEEAMQVDFRKLCEALGVKPERIHEVNPYELPTLFTALRQEVKVPEPSVIITNQPCVLVDHYGAQPALTVDDDKCTGCGNCLDIGCPAILVTRRETVVKPNGSEKELAFVKIDSGACTGCDLCPKTCGPDAIVPLANYVRQ from the coding sequence GTGAGTGCAGTCCCCCCATTGAGCGAATCGAACCGGCGCTTCATGTCGGGAAATGAGGCCATAGCGCGCGGGGCCTGGGAAGCCGGCTGTAATCTCGCCGCCGCCTACCCCGGCACCCCGTCGACCGAAATTCTGGAGTATGCAGCCCATTACCCGGAGATGTACACCGAATGGTCGGTGAACGAAAAGGTCTCCCTGGAAGTGGCCATCGGCGCCTCACTGGCGGGCAGCCGCGCCCTCTGCGCCATGAAGCATGTGGGACTGAATGTGGCCTCGGACGCCCTGATGAGCCAGACCCTGGCCGGCGTCGGGGCCGGACTGGTGATCGCGGTAGCCGATGACGTGGGCCTCTCCTCTTCGCAGAATGAGCAGGACTCCCGCTTCTGGGGCCGCTTTGCCCATGTGCCGGTACTGGAACCGGCCGATACCCAGGAAGCCTATGAATTCGTCCGGCGCGGATTTGAGCTGTCCGAACAGTTCAACACCCCGGTTATCCTCCGTCTGACCACCCGGATCTGTCATGTAAAAGGCGTGGTCAACCTGGGGCAACGGCAGGAGATAAGCCGCAACGAAGGGTTCGTCAAGGACCCGGCGCGCCTGATCATGACCCCCGGCGTGGCCAAAAAGCGCCTGCCCATGATGTTCGAACGGGACGAGGAAGTTCAGCGGCACAGTGAAGCCAGTGAACTGAACTTCATCCAGGCCGGCAGTGACCGGCGGGTCGGCTTTGTCACCTCGGGACCGACCTATATGCACGTCAGAGAAGCATTCCCGGATGCACCACTGATCAAACTCGGCCTCAGCTACCCGGTACCCTTCGACAGGATCCGGCAATTGGCGGATCAGGTGGACCAGCTGGTCGTGGTTGAAGAGGTGGAACCCCTGCTGGAGACCGAGCTGAAGGCGGCCGGTATTGAACTGCTGGGCAAGGAGATACTGCCGCGCATCGGGGAGCTCTCCCCCAATGTGCTGCGTCCGGCCATCGCCGGGCTGCTGGGCGAGGAAGTTGTGGAGGAGGCTCCGGTCAAACCACCGGTGGAGATCAAGCCACCGGCACCACGTATCGATCCGGCCACCGGTATCAACGTGTTCCCCCGCCCCCCCACCATGTGCGTGGCCTGTCCGCACCTGGGCATCTACTACTGCCTGTCGAAAATCCGCAACACCACCATCTCCGGTGATATCGGCTGCTACACCCTGGGTGCCGGGCACCCCTGGAACGCCCTCGACACCACCATCTGCATGGGCGCCTCCATGGGTATCGCCCACGGACTGGACAAGGGACGGGTCGAGGCGGACAAGGACAAGAAAGTGATCGCGGTGATCGGCGACTCCACCTTCATGCACATGGGCATGCAGGGACTTCTCGACATCACCTATAACAAGGGTAATGTCACCATCCTGCTGCTGGATAACCGGGCGGTGGGCATGACCGGTGGCCAGGACAATCCGGCCAGTGGCCGGGATATCCACGGCGAGGAGGCGATGCAGGTCGATTTCCGCAAGCTGTGCGAAGCCCTGGGGGTCAAGCCGGAACGGATCCACGAGGTGAACCCCTACGAACTGCCCACCCTGTTCACCGCACTGCGGCAGGAGGTGAAAGTTCCCGAGCCATCGGTCATCATCACCAATCAGCCCTGTGTGCTGGTGGACCATTACGGTGCCCAACCGGCTCTGACCGTGGACGATGACAAGTGTACCGGATGCGGAAACTGTCTGGACATCGGCTGCCCGGCGATCCTGGTAACCCGTCGCGAAACCGTGGTGAAACCCAACGGCAGCGAGAAGGAGCTGGCCTTCGTGAAGATCGACAGCGGCGCCTGCACCGGCTGCGATCTCTGTCCCAAGACCTGCGGCCCGGACGCCATCGTGCCACTGGCGAACTATGTCCGGCAGTGA
- a CDS encoding peroxiredoxin-like family protein has protein sequence MGLQQQLEEQKKSTVNKASPETIQTMLQATAELKASGIENRALAAGDRAPAFRLPNANGETIRLTDLLDRGPVVLNFYRGGWCPYCNLELAALQAELPNIQALGASLIAITPEQPDRATETSTRHQLEFEVLSDRGNRVARQFGLVFTLPESIRAIYASFGTDLPAYNGDDRFELPLPATYVIRPDGTISYGFVDADYTRRMEPADIIQALGDL, from the coding sequence ATGGGACTACAGCAGCAGCTCGAAGAACAGAAAAAAAGCACCGTTAACAAAGCCTCCCCCGAGACCATCCAGACCATGCTGCAGGCCACTGCCGAGCTGAAGGCGTCAGGGATTGAGAACCGCGCCCTCGCCGCCGGTGACCGGGCACCGGCCTTCAGGCTGCCCAATGCCAACGGGGAGACCATTCGCCTGACCGACCTGCTGGATCGCGGCCCTGTGGTGCTGAACTTCTATCGGGGTGGCTGGTGCCCTTACTGCAACTTGGAACTGGCCGCCCTGCAAGCGGAATTGCCCAACATTCAGGCCCTGGGAGCTTCACTGATAGCCATCACCCCGGAGCAACCGGACAGGGCGACCGAGACCAGCACACGACACCAGCTTGAGTTCGAGGTGTTAAGCGACCGGGGCAACCGTGTAGCAAGACAGTTCGGCCTGGTGTTCACCCTGCCGGAATCGATTCGCGCCATCTATGCCAGCTTCGGTACCGATCTGCCAGCCTACAACGGGGACGACCGTTTTGAGCTGCCCCTGCCAGCCACCTATGTAATCCGGCCGGACGGCACCATCAGCTACGGGTTTGTGGATGCCGATTACACCCGGCGCATGGAACCGGCAGACATTATCCAGGCACTGGGCGATCTTTAA
- a CDS encoding hotdog fold thioesterase encodes MSTETAQQAERIGHWMEQQDKFARLLGIKLEAASPGYARASLTVRPDMLNAVQVTQGGVTFTLADFAFAVASNSHGITSLALSTQLSFPGTSREGDRLIAEAREENSTKRTGLYTVEVRTAEGRLVGLFSGTVFRRSDLVADWMEKNADPGG; translated from the coding sequence ATGTCGACAGAAACAGCACAGCAAGCCGAGCGGATCGGCCACTGGATGGAGCAGCAGGACAAGTTTGCCCGGCTGCTGGGTATCAAACTGGAAGCAGCCAGCCCGGGTTACGCCCGCGCCTCCCTGACCGTGCGGCCGGACATGCTCAACGCGGTTCAGGTCACCCAGGGCGGCGTCACCTTCACCCTGGCGGATTTCGCCTTTGCGGTCGCCTCCAATTCCCACGGCATCACATCGCTGGCCCTGTCGACCCAACTCAGTTTCCCCGGGACGAGCCGTGAAGGTGACCGGTTGATCGCCGAAGCCCGGGAAGAGAATTCAACCAAACGCACCGGTCTCTACACGGTGGAGGTGCGAACCGCTGAAGGTCGCCTGGTGGGACTGTTCAGCGGTACGGTGTTCCGTCGATCCGACCTGGTTGCCGACTGGATGGAGAAAAATGCTGATCCCGGAGGATAA
- a CDS encoding YbaK/EbsC family protein, with product MIPDRVSTILDQHGLTALEFEPGSTPTSERAAERIGVAVGQIAKSMLFKGKNGNYYLAVCPGDLRVCSKKMKTETGTKVRMARVEETEAVTGFRPGGVCPFGVEGAEILLDQGLAEYPLVYPAAGNDASGVPLTFEQLKQITGGRVVDVMER from the coding sequence ATGATACCGGACAGAGTCAGTACTATTTTGGACCAACATGGGTTGACGGCGCTGGAGTTTGAACCGGGCAGCACGCCCACCTCGGAACGGGCGGCGGAACGGATCGGCGTGGCGGTGGGACAGATCGCCAAGTCGATGCTGTTCAAGGGCAAAAACGGCAACTACTACCTGGCCGTCTGCCCGGGCGACCTGCGGGTCTGCAGCAAAAAGATGAAAACCGAAACCGGCACCAAGGTGCGCATGGCCCGGGTGGAGGAGACCGAGGCGGTAACCGGTTTCCGGCCCGGCGGTGTCTGCCCGTTCGGCGTGGAGGGGGCGGAGATACTGCTGGACCAGGGACTGGCCGAATATCCGCTGGTCTACCCGGCGGCGGGCAATGACGCATCGGGCGTGCCGCTGACGTTCGAACAGCTCAAGCAGATTACCGGTGGTCGGGTAGTGGATGTGATGGAGCGCTAA
- a CDS encoding ACP phosphodiesterase, protein MRWLCRAVERRFAVLNYLAHLFLSSADPDEQLGSLIADFTRGRLQTLSRIYTPGVMRGIALHRQVDSFTDNHPAVVRSRQRIAAPYRRYSGIILDILYDHFLSRYWYEFSDLDRHAFIRDIYRLLLARRDELPEQLAALVPRMQQEDWFGSYRELAMIERVYQRMSGRLRRPNQLGGAMVEVRRHYAELAQEFRYFFPELMVFVEQQQEQMNQP, encoded by the coding sequence ATGCGCTGGCTGTGTCGTGCTGTTGAGCGCCGGTTTGCCGTCTTGAACTACCTGGCACACCTGTTTCTCTCGTCGGCCGATCCGGATGAGCAGCTCGGCAGTCTGATTGCCGACTTTACCCGGGGGCGTCTGCAGACCCTCTCCCGGATTTACACCCCGGGCGTGATGCGGGGGATCGCCCTGCATCGCCAGGTGGACAGCTTCACCGATAATCACCCCGCAGTGGTACGCAGCAGACAACGTATCGCGGCGCCCTATCGGCGCTACAGCGGCATCATCCTTGATATACTGTACGACCATTTTCTCAGCCGCTACTGGTACGAGTTCAGCGACCTGGATCGACACGCTTTCATCCGGGATATCTATCGACTGCTGCTGGCGCGCCGGGATGAACTGCCGGAACAGCTGGCCGCCCTGGTGCCGCGCATGCAACAGGAGGATTGGTTCGGCTCCTACCGGGAGCTGGCCATGATCGAACGGGTCTACCAGCGTATGTCCGGCCGGCTACGCAGGCCGAATCAGCTGGGTGGGGCGATGGTAGAGGTGCGTCGGCATTACGCCGAACTGGCACAGGAGTTCCGGTATTTCTTCCCGGAGTTGATGGTATTTGTAGAACAGCAACAGGAGCAGATGAATCAGCCATGA
- a CDS encoding indolepyruvate oxidoreductase subunit beta, with translation MSENKITNILVAGIGGQGVMTAAEILSQTALAQGFDVKKTEVAGMAQRGGVVTSHVRFGSQVLSPAIPPGEADILVGFEPAEALRWCSHLRPEGVIMINTTRQEPPVVSLGLYDYPEDPVGEITNTGIECHAFDAGAIARELGNFKLVNTVMLGAISELLPFSAEVLKAEILDRFRGRKPTLVDINEKAFELGRQAAADN, from the coding sequence GTGAGCGAAAACAAAATCACCAATATCCTGGTGGCTGGCATCGGCGGTCAGGGTGTCATGACCGCTGCCGAAATCCTCTCCCAGACCGCCCTTGCCCAGGGCTTTGATGTTAAAAAGACCGAAGTGGCGGGCATGGCACAGCGGGGTGGCGTGGTGACTTCCCATGTGCGCTTCGGCAGCCAGGTGCTGTCCCCCGCCATCCCCCCTGGCGAGGCCGATATCCTGGTGGGGTTTGAGCCGGCCGAGGCACTGCGCTGGTGCAGCCATCTGCGTCCCGAAGGGGTGATCATGATCAACACCACGCGCCAGGAACCGCCGGTGGTGAGCCTCGGGCTGTACGACTACCCTGAGGATCCGGTAGGGGAAATCACCAACACCGGTATCGAGTGCCACGCCTTTGATGCCGGTGCCATCGCCCGCGAGCTGGGTAACTTCAAACTGGTCAACACGGTCATGCTGGGCGCCATCTCCGAACTGCTGCCGTTCTCTGCGGAAGTGCTGAAGGCGGAAATCCTGGACCGTTTCCGGGGCCGCAAGCCAACTCTGGTGGATATCAACGAGAAGGCCTTCGAACTGGGTCGTCAGGCTGCTGCGGACAACTAG
- a CDS encoding CBS domain-containing protein, producing MARASRVINKTEVEDAMYVEQIMTRAVDTVTADMKLSHAAQVMREKSRRYLPVVDDKNHLVGLFSQKELDRAEPSAITTLSVGEVNYLTAKITVGELMVREVITCAPDTLVEDAGRLIRDRRIGNLPVIDNGELVGVVSETDILDFFLDVMGCGMDNATRIAVSLPNRARALGSLLHEINDAGGYIATVVSPVSQMSSPKRVAIVRYTAEQPQQVDETLRQQGYTLLSEKLPQR from the coding sequence ATGGCCCGGGCCAGCCGGGTGATTAACAAGACCGAGGTTGAAGACGCTATGTATGTGGAACAGATCATGACCCGCGCCGTGGATACCGTGACGGCCGATATGAAGCTCAGCCATGCGGCCCAGGTGATGCGGGAGAAGAGCCGGCGTTATCTGCCGGTGGTGGATGACAAGAACCACCTGGTGGGGCTGTTCAGCCAGAAGGAGCTGGATCGGGCCGAGCCCTCCGCCATCACCACCCTGTCGGTGGGCGAGGTGAACTATCTCACCGCCAAGATCACGGTCGGTGAGCTGATGGTGCGGGAGGTGATCACCTGCGCCCCCGATACCCTGGTGGAGGATGCGGGCCGGCTGATCCGGGACCGGCGCATCGGCAATCTGCCGGTGATCGACAACGGCGAGCTGGTCGGGGTGGTCAGTGAGACCGATATCCTGGACTTCTTCCTGGATGTGATGGGCTGCGGGATGGACAACGCCACCCGCATCGCGGTCAGCCTGCCCAACCGGGCCCGCGCCCTCGGCAGCCTGCTGCATGAGATCAACGACGCCGGCGGCTATATCGCCACCGTGGTGTCACCCGTCTCCCAGATGAGCAGCCCCAAACGGGTCGCCATCGTGCGCTATACCGCTGAACAGCCGCAGCAGGTCGATGAGACTCTGCGCCAGCAGGGTTACACCTTACTCTCGGAAAAACTGCCACAGCGGTAA
- a CDS encoding phenylacetate--CoA ligase family protein yields MILHSDFETMPREELEALQLKRLKATVERCYHTVKFYRNAMDELGVKPEHIKKLSDVSHLPYTKKEHLRENYPFGLFAVPTEQVVRVHASSGTTGKPTVVGYTKRDIRTWSQLVARCLSAAGLHAGDRLHNAYGYGLFTGGLGLHFGGEELGVMVTPMSGGQTQKQLMLLQDFAPTAISCTPSYALNLAEAAEEMGVNIRKLPLRVGIHGAEPWTEEMRYELESRLGIDCVDIYGLSEVMGPGVGNECIEAKNGLHIWEDHFLVECVDVDTGKPVPYGEEGEIVFTSLTKEAFPIIRYRTRDISVLDKAPCKCGRTHVRMQRITGRSDDMLIIRGVNVYPTQVEAILMQSEILSPFYQIELFREGSMDSMVVNVEGSPPLMEQPQEARDRTAAKVVRDIKDFIGVSCKVVIKGVGELPRSEGKAVRVIDHRKK; encoded by the coding sequence ATGATACTGCATTCCGATTTTGAAACCATGCCCAGGGAAGAGCTGGAAGCACTCCAGCTGAAGCGCCTGAAAGCGACGGTGGAGCGCTGTTATCACACGGTTAAATTTTATCGGAATGCGATGGATGAGCTGGGGGTAAAACCCGAACACATCAAGAAGTTGAGTGATGTCAGCCATCTCCCTTATACCAAGAAGGAACACCTGCGGGAGAACTATCCGTTTGGCCTGTTCGCCGTTCCTACAGAACAGGTGGTGCGGGTACACGCCTCCTCCGGCACCACGGGCAAACCTACCGTGGTGGGTTACACCAAACGGGATATCCGCACCTGGAGCCAACTGGTGGCGCGCTGCCTCTCCGCCGCCGGTCTGCATGCCGGGGACCGGCTGCACAACGCCTATGGCTACGGCCTGTTTACCGGTGGTCTGGGCCTGCACTTCGGCGGTGAAGAGCTGGGCGTCATGGTCACTCCGATGTCAGGCGGCCAGACCCAGAAGCAGCTCATGCTGCTGCAGGATTTTGCCCCCACCGCCATCAGCTGCACCCCCTCCTATGCCCTGAATCTGGCCGAGGCTGCCGAAGAGATGGGCGTCAATATCCGTAAACTGCCGCTCCGGGTCGGTATCCACGGCGCCGAGCCCTGGACCGAGGAGATGCGCTACGAACTGGAGTCCCGTCTCGGTATCGATTGCGTCGATATCTACGGCCTCTCCGAGGTGATGGGGCCGGGCGTCGGCAACGAGTGTATCGAGGCCAAGAATGGCCTGCACATCTGGGAGGATCACTTCCTGGTGGAGTGTGTTGACGTGGATACCGGCAAGCCGGTTCCCTACGGCGAGGAGGGTGAAATCGTCTTCACATCCCTGACCAAAGAGGCGTTCCCCATTATCCGATACCGCACCCGGGACATCTCGGTGCTGGACAAGGCGCCGTGCAAGTGTGGCCGTACCCACGTGCGCATGCAACGCATCACCGGTCGCAGCGACGACATGCTGATCATCCGCGGCGTCAATGTCTATCCGACCCAGGTTGAGGCGATACTGATGCAGAGTGAAATCCTGTCGCCCTTCTACCAGATCGAACTGTTCCGCGAAGGCAGTATGGACTCCATGGTGGTCAACGTGGAGGGCAGTCCCCCACTGATGGAGCAGCCCCAGGAAGCCCGGGACCGCACCGCCGCCAAGGTGGTGCGTGACATCAAGGACTTCATCGGTGTCTCCTGTAAAGTGGTGATCAAGGGCGTGGGCGAGCTGCCGCGCTCCGAGGGCAAAGCGGTTCGGGTGATCGATCACCGGAAAAAGTAA
- a CDS encoding ABC transporter ATP-binding protein → MALLEVQDLTISFGGVTAIADLHFEVPESQVYAVIGPNGAGKTTLFNMLSGIYRPNEGSIRFQGQEIVGRRPHQVARMGISRTFQNLQMFFNMSVLDNVKVGCHLRTHSRLWSAALRLPNIRREERQAEEWAREALVFCGLEAYIDQPADALSYGVLKRVEIARALAARPRLLLMDEPAAGLNDTETVEMRELIRRISQTGVSVLLVEHNMGLVMQVSDRILVIDYGSRLAEGLPQEIQNNPKVIEAYLGGEVQYAV, encoded by the coding sequence ATGGCGCTGCTTGAGGTCCAGGATCTGACCATCTCCTTTGGCGGTGTGACCGCCATTGCCGATCTCCACTTCGAGGTCCCGGAGAGCCAGGTCTATGCGGTGATCGGTCCCAACGGGGCCGGCAAGACCACCCTGTTCAACATGCTCTCCGGCATCTACCGGCCCAACGAGGGGAGTATCCGTTTCCAGGGCCAGGAGATCGTCGGCCGCCGGCCCCACCAGGTGGCCCGGATGGGTATCTCCCGTACCTTCCAGAACCTGCAGATGTTCTTCAACATGAGCGTGCTGGATAACGTCAAGGTGGGCTGTCATCTGCGCACCCACAGCCGGCTCTGGAGTGCCGCCCTGCGCCTGCCCAACATCCGCCGCGAGGAGCGCCAGGCCGAGGAGTGGGCTCGGGAGGCGCTGGTGTTCTGCGGCCTGGAGGCCTATATCGACCAGCCTGCCGATGCCCTCTCCTACGGGGTGTTGAAGCGGGTCGAGATCGCCCGCGCCCTGGCCGCCCGGCCCAGGCTGCTGCTGATGGACGAGCCGGCCGCCGGGCTCAACGATACCGAGACGGTGGAGATGCGCGAGCTGATCCGCCGCATCAGCCAGACCGGGGTCAGCGTGCTGCTGGTGGAGCACAACATGGGGCTGGTGATGCAGGTCTCCGACCGCATCCTGGTGATCGATTATGGCAGTCGCCTGGCCGAGGGGCTGCCGCAGGAGATACAGAACAACCCGAAGGTGATCGAGGCCTATCTGGGTGGGGAGGTGCAGTATGCCGTCTGA
- a CDS encoding 3-deoxy-7-phosphoheptulonate synthase, translating to MFKDSLTNTNLLSEQVLISPIELKRRLPLSPEGERNVTEGRQTIKRIFDHQDHRLLVVTGPCSIHDVEAAKEYALRLKKLHDELADTLYIVMRIYFEKPRTTVGWKGLINDPYMDDSFRIEEGLHKARELLVWLAELGLPVATEALDPFNPQYLGDLFSWAAIGARTTESQTHREMASGLSMPVGFKNGTDGGLAVAINALESVAHPHSFLGINQKGEVTVIKTKGNVCGHVILRGGNSGPNYDSVNVALCEEALKKAGLPLNIMIDCSHGNSSKKPELQPLVAENVVNQVLEGNRSITGMMLESNLEFGNQPIPDDLSQLKYGVSVTDACIDWETNEKLLRSMAEKLKDVLPARIRPQAD from the coding sequence ATGTTCAAAGACAGCCTGACCAATACCAACCTGCTTTCCGAGCAGGTGCTGATCTCACCCATCGAACTGAAGCGTCGTCTGCCCCTGTCGCCAGAGGGTGAGCGCAACGTCACCGAGGGCAGGCAGACCATCAAGCGGATATTTGACCACCAGGATCATCGCCTGCTGGTGGTTACCGGTCCCTGCTCCATTCACGATGTGGAGGCTGCCAAGGAGTATGCCCTGCGCCTGAAAAAACTGCATGACGAGTTGGCCGATACGCTCTACATCGTCATGCGTATCTATTTCGAGAAGCCCCGCACGACGGTTGGCTGGAAAGGGCTGATCAACGATCCGTACATGGATGACAGTTTCCGTATCGAAGAGGGGCTGCACAAGGCGCGGGAGCTGCTGGTCTGGCTGGCCGAACTGGGCCTGCCGGTGGCCACCGAGGCGCTGGATCCGTTCAATCCCCAGTACCTGGGTGATCTCTTCTCCTGGGCGGCGATCGGTGCACGCACCACCGAATCCCAGACCCATCGGGAGATGGCCTCCGGGCTCTCCATGCCGGTGGGCTTCAAGAATGGCACCGATGGTGGCCTGGCGGTGGCGATCAATGCCCTGGAGTCGGTGGCCCATCCACACAGTTTTCTGGGCATTAACCAGAAGGGCGAAGTGACGGTCATCAAGACCAAGGGCAACGTCTGCGGACACGTGATTCTGCGCGGCGGCAACAGCGGTCCCAATTACGATTCGGTCAATGTGGCGCTCTGCGAAGAGGCGCTGAAAAAGGCCGGCCTGCCGCTCAACATCATGATCGATTGCAGCCACGGCAACTCCAGTAAAAAACCGGAGCTGCAACCGCTGGTGGCGGAGAACGTGGTGAACCAGGTGCTGGAGGGCAACCGCTCGATCACCGGCATGATGCTGGAGAGTAACCTGGAGTTCGGCAACCAGCCGATCCCCGACGATCTCAGTCAACTGAAGTACGGTGTCTCGGTGACCGATGCCTGTATCGACTGGGAGACCAATGAAAAGCTACTGCGCAGTATGGCCGAGAAACTGAAGGATGTATTGCCGGCCCGGATCAGGCCCCAGGCCGACTGA
- a CDS encoding ABC transporter ATP-binding protein produces MPSEALLQVTELTAHYGPIQALHGISLEVKPGELVAMVGANGAGKTTLLHTLSNVHKASGGSVIFDGQEITRTAPHKIVQAGICHIPEGRQVFAPLSVEDNLLLGSFTRRKEKAWVAEELERIYQLFPILQEKRRQAAGTLSGGQQQMLAMGRALLGRPKLLLLDEPSMGLAPLLVAEIFRVVRELNERGVTILLVEQNAKAALGIADRGYVLETGRVVLSAAADELLADEAVQKAYLGH; encoded by the coding sequence ATGCCGTCTGAGGCCCTGTTACAGGTAACCGAACTGACCGCCCATTATGGACCGATCCAGGCCCTGCACGGCATCTCCCTGGAGGTGAAGCCGGGTGAGCTGGTGGCCATGGTGGGCGCCAACGGTGCCGGCAAGACCACCCTGCTGCACACCCTCTCCAACGTGCACAAGGCGAGCGGCGGCAGCGTGATCTTTGATGGGCAGGAGATCACCCGCACCGCGCCGCACAAGATCGTCCAGGCCGGTATCTGTCATATCCCCGAGGGGCGTCAGGTGTTCGCGCCGCTGAGTGTGGAGGATAACCTGCTGCTGGGCAGTTTTACCCGGCGCAAGGAGAAGGCCTGGGTGGCCGAGGAGCTGGAGCGGATCTACCAGCTGTTCCCGATCCTGCAGGAGAAGCGCCGCCAGGCGGCCGGTACCCTGTCGGGGGGGCAGCAGCAGATGCTGGCCATGGGCCGGGCGCTGCTGGGCCGGCCCAAGCTGCTGTTGCTCGATGAGCCCTCCATGGGGCTGGCGCCGCTGCTGGTGGCGGAGATCTTCCGGGTGGTACGCGAGCTCAATGAGCGGGGCGTGACCATCCTGCTGGTGGAGCAGAACGCCAAGGCGGCGCTCGGCATCGCCGATCGCGGCTATGTGCTGGAGACCGGCCGGGTGGTACTGAGTGCCGCTGCCGACGAACTGCTGGCCGATGAGGCGGTGCAGAAGGCCTACCTGGGCCACTGA